The following are encoded in a window of Acipenser ruthenus chromosome 26, fAciRut3.2 maternal haplotype, whole genome shotgun sequence genomic DNA:
- the LOC117430229 gene encoding glypican-4-like, translating into MAGINVLSLVWASAVLLVAVRAELKTRTCTEVRLAYGSKGFNHNDVPHQGVNGAQLKVCPQGFTCCTPEMEEKLSQQSRTDLRAPVTQLSSNLQSTFTQRHRRFDQFFKELLDNAERSLHDMFTRTYGVMYVQNAELFKQFFQDLKRYYVSGGVNLEQMLSEFWAGLLERMFKLVNVQYHFTEEYMECVSKHTEQLKPFGDVPRKLKLQVTRSFVAARTFAQGLAVIGDVVSKVSTVNASPDCVRAAMKMMYCPYCSGQVALKPCPNYCLNVMKGCLANQADMDTEWNNVMDAMLNLAERLEGPFNIEAVMDPIDVKISDAIMNMQENSMQVSQKVFQGCGQPRPAVPDRVSRSAPDGGFNARFRPYNPEERPTTAAGTSLDRLVPDVKKHLKLAKKFWSTLPESVCAGELISAGDECWNGTAKSRYDSVVMGNGLANQVANPDVEVDITKPDLVIRQQIMVLRLMTNRLKSAHNGHDVTFFDMSEDGSGEESGSGCEGQHCTSDFVFTPTITKIPPVIVRLGEASGAVSLPLTSFVLLLGAAALAMLASRR; encoded by the exons ATGGCTGGGATCAACGTGCTGTCTCTGGTTTGGGCTTCTGCTGTGCTTTTGGTTGCGGTGCGTGCAGAACTGAAGACCAGAACCTGCACCGAAGTGAGGCTCGCGTACGGGTCCAAGGGTTTTAATCACAATGACGTACCACACCAAGGAGTGAACG GTGCCCAGTTGAAGGTGTGCCCGCAGGGCTTCACATGCTGCACCCCTGAGATGGAGGAGAAGCTGAGCCAGCAGAGCCGCACTGACCTCCGAGCCCCAGTGACCCAGCTGAGCTCCAACCTGCAGAGCACCTTCACACAGCGCCACCGTCGCTTTGACC AGTTCTTCAAGGAGCTGCTGGACAACGCGGAGCGCTCCCTGCACGACATGTTCACCCGGACGTACGGAGTCATGTACGTGCAGAACGCAGAGCTCTTCAAGCAGTTCTTCCAGGACCTCAAGCGCTACTACGTGAGCGGGGGGGTGAACCTGGAGCAGATGCTGTCCGAGTTCTGGGCTGGGCTGCTGGAGCGCATGTTCAAGCTGGTCAATGTCCAGTACCATTTCACTGAGGAGTACATGGAGTGTGTCAGCAAGCACACTGAGCAGCTCAAGCCCTTCGGAGACGTGCCTCGCAAGCTCAAACTGCAGGTCACGCGCTCCTTTGTGGCGGCCAGGACTTTCGCACAGGGGCTGGCGGTCATTGGCGACGTGGTCAGCAAAGTGTCCACG GTGAACGCATCTCCGGACTGCGTGAGAGCTGCCATGAAGATGATGTACTGTCCCTACTGCAGCGGGCAGGTGGCACTCAAGCCCTGCCCCAATTACTGCCTCAACGTGATGAAGGGCTGCCTCGCGAACCAGGCCGACATGGACACGGAGTGGAACAACGTCATGG ATGCCATGCTGAACCTGGCAGAGAGACTAGAGGGCCCCTTCAACATTGAGGCTGTGATGGACCCCATTGATGTCAAGATCTCAGATGCCATCATGAACATGCAAGAAAACAGCATGCAGGTCTCCCAGAAG GTGTTCCAGGGGTGTGGGCAGCCCAGGCCTGCTGTTCCAGATCGCGTCTCGCGCTCGGCTCCTGATGGCGGGTTCAATGCCAGGTTCCGCCCCTACAACCCGGAGGAGAGGCCCACTACTGCAGCGGGCACCAGCCTTGACAGACTG GTCCCTGATGTGAAGAAGCACCTCAAACTGGCAAAGAAGTTCTGGTCCACGCTGCCGGAGAGCGTGTGCGCGGGAGAGCTGATAAGCGCTGGAGACGAGTGCTGGAACGGCACAGCAAAGAGCAG GTAcgattctgtggtgatgggaaatGGTTTAGCCAACCAGGTGGCCAACCCCGATGTGGAGGTTGACATCACCAAGCCGGACTTGGTGATTCGCCAACAGATAATGGTGCTCCGCCTGATGACCAACAGGCTGAAGAGCGCCCACAACGGCCATGATGTCACCTTCTTTGACATGA GTGAGGATGGCAGCGGGGAGGAGAGTGGCAGCGGGTGCGAGGGCCAGCATTGTACGTCCGATTTCGTCTTCACCCCCACCATCACCAAGATCCCTCCAGTGATCGTGAGATTGGGTGAAGCTTCGGGGGCAGTCAGTCTGCCACTGACCAGCTTTGTCCTGCTGCTGGGAGCTGCAGCTCTGGCCATGCTGGCCTCTCGGAGATAA